The Maridesulfovibrio salexigens DSM 2638 region AACCATACTGTTATCCAGCGCCTTAAGGGTGGTGTTACGGATGGAAACATCAATCACAGTTCCGATGATCTTCTTATGTTGCAGGGTGTCGCCTTTCTTGATCGAGCCGCCGAAAAGAATAATCAGTCCGCTGACAAAGTTGCTGACAATATCCTTCATACCGAAACCGATACCGATGGAGAGGCCGCTTGCTATCCATGTCAGAGCAGACATGGGTATGCCCAGCAGGAAGAAGGAAGTCAGCAGGAAGACCACCCAGACAATGTATGATCCGATTGTGGACAGGGTGTGGGCCAGTGCCGACTCAATGCGCTGTCCATTGATTGAAGTGTTGTTGACAAAAGACTTGAGCCAGAAAAGGGCCAGCCGTGCAGCAAAGAAAAGAATCAGAATGTAGAAAAGGTTTTTGATTGAAATATCCGCTCCGGCAATATTCATGTCCATGTGCCGGAATACAAAACGGGCAAAGGGAATACCGCCCATGTAGGATGTGGCCCAGCCGATGAACATAAAAATTATGACTGAAACAGACAGCGGATAAAAAAGCTGGACCATCTGGTTATGGTGCAGCGCCTCACGCAGTCCCTTTTCGAATTTCTTTTGTTCTTCTTCACCGAGTTCCTGATCTTCCGGAGGCTGGTATTCCGGCTGAGGAAGGTCAGTAATGAGGATTGTTTTCAGGGCTGTGCAGATCTTTATAGTCACCAGAAAGAGAAACCATATCTGGGTCAGCATCATTGCCTGTGTTCCGAAGCCCAGCAGGGTGAAAAGTGCCGAGCCGGAAAGGATGACCTTGTTGGCCTTGGATGTGGAACGGGTAATCTGGAGAGTGTAGCGGTTGCGGTTGAAATGCAAAGCTGCAAGACCGGCGAGACTGAGCACAAACCAAACTACGGACAGACATTCCGCAGGCAGGGTCAGCATATGCATGATATCCCCTGCGGTCATCAGGCTCCAAAGGATGAACATAGGGGTGTAGATCAGCGGTGCAGGCTGAACTTTTTCCCGGGCCCAGAGAAAATTACGGGTGCAGATGATGGCCCCTAGTGTTATGGCCTCCGTCCATACTAATCCGGTTATCTGGTTGGCAGTGAAAAGAGTGAAAATACGGGCAAACAGAATTGCCGTACCCAGCGAGATGAGAAACAGCCCGGTGTTGTATAATGAAAGTTTGTGGTTGCTGAACATGGGCCGGCAAAGCATTCTCTTTACCGATGTGCGAAGAATGAGCCAAAGCACAATGGTAATGCCGCTCATGATTATCAGGAAGTTACTCCAGTCAACCCAGACGATGAGCGGATGGTAGAATTTGGTGAAGCTGTCACGCCATTCTTCAAAAGAATAGCCGATATCATTCCATGCCTGTGGGAAGAGTAGGATTAAATTAGGTTCGAAATAGAAATTAGTTAAAGTCTGAGCATAAAAGTTATGAGTGACTTCGTGGTCCTCGCTCATGGACTCAATCAACTTGTCTGATTTGAGCAGGGCCGCATCAATGGTCTTTTTCAGTGTAGCAGCATCATCGCGGACGCGGAGATATTTACCTCTGGTTGAGGCGAGTTTCTGTTTTAGTCGCGGATCGGTGATTTTAGTTTTAAAGTGAATTTCATTTATGACATCAAAGCCCTGTTTAATCTTCTTGAGTCTGTTTTTTTCAATGAGCAGGTCTGATTTTGCCAGCTGAACAAAGTTTTGCACATCATCGAGCTGCATTATTACCGTGCGGTACGACCACGGGGTCTGCTTGGCCATTCCGCGAAGCATTTTTAACTGATCCAGCCGGACCTGAGCAGTGTGCAGTCGTGCATCATATTTCTCAATCATTGCCGGAATATGCTGATTGAGTTTCTTTACAGCCAAGTCCTGTCGGTTGATATCAGCATCAAGAGTTTCGACCATGCTAAGTAAAGTCTGCGTGGCTGTCTCGGCTTGTGAATGTGGGGCAGTGGAGAAAGTGAAGAGTAAAATAGAAAGAATCAGGATCAATCCTTTTTGCGTCTTTAAGGGCATGTTTTTCTCCGAGGCTTGACAAGCCTGCTATTTTTCCGGTTAATTATCCGCATCCGCTGACTGCTTTTCAGTTCGTTTCCTCACAGTCCTGCCTGTGATCATCTTTTCTAGAAAATTTTCCGGTACAAACCGGATCGTGTCCGGTAGATAATTCTATCCACAAACATGCATTTTGCAGTCGGCAATTCTTATTCTTCAATGTACACTGCTGGTTGTACTAAATGTATCTGATAAATAAAACATTTTTTACAGCCCATTATCAACCGGGAGAATTATGGTATCCAATATTTATCTGATCGGTCCCCGTGCCTGCGGTAAAACTACTGTAGGAAAACAACTTGCCGATAAGCTTCGTCTTGAATTCTTCGATAGTGATGAAGTGCTTGTGCGAAAAGCAGGCTGCGAGATTGCGCAGTACGTAGAACAGCATGGCTGGGATGGCTTCCGTGATTTGGAAGCGGAAGTGCTTCGCGAATTATCCGTTCAGCAGAATGCTGTCATTTCCTGCGGCGGTGGAATTGTTGTCCGTGAGGAAAACAGAACTTTGTTAGGTGATAATTTTACAGTTTATATTAAAGCGGACGTAGAAACTCTCGCTAACCGTCTGCTGTCCGATCCAAATCATGATCAGCGTCCGTCGCTTACCGGAAAGTCCATTGTCGATGAAATCCGCGAAGTACTGGATGCGCGAGAGGACCTTTATTCCGGTTGTGCAAATCTTGTAGCGGACGGTTCCGGTTCGATCGAAGATGTTTGCAGTGAGATTTTAGATAGCTACCAATCCTTCAGCAAAGGGGAGAAATAATATGAGCGGCAATACATTCGGCCAGATTTTTAAGGTAACCACCTACGGCGAATCCCACGGCCCCGGACTTGGAGGAGTTATTGACGGCTGTCCGGCAGGGATTGAACTTAGCGAAGAGATTATTCAGCTTGAATTGGATCGTCGCAAGCCCGGACAGGGCATTGCTTCCACCGCCCGCAAAGAGGCGGACCGGGTCAAGATTCTTTCCGGTGTTTTTGAAGGCCGTACAACCGGGACTTCAATTGGTTTTCACATCGAGAACACTGATCAGCGCTCCCACGATTATTCCAAAATAATGAATGTATACAGGCCCGGACATGCAGACCGGACCTTTGACGCCAAGTACGGTTTTCGCGATTATCGCGGTGGAGGGCGTTCTTCCGGACGTGAGACTGTTTCCCGTGTAGCTGGCGGGGCAGTGGCACAGGAATTTTTGCGTCAGCAATCCATAAGCTGCCAAGCCTACACCGTGCGAATCGGTGGAATTGACGGAGAGGTCAAAGCTCCCGAAAAAGCGCACGAACTGCCTTTCTTCTCTGCTGATCCTGATGTTATTCCCAGTTGGGAAGAGCGGATCAAAGAAGTCCGTTCACAGGGTGATACCCTTGGCGGAGTTGTGGAAGTTTGCATCAAAGGTGTGCCTGCCGGACTCGGTGAGCCTGTTTTTGATAAGCTTGATGCCCGCCTTGCTTATGCGCTCATGTCTGTGGGGGCGGTCAAAGGCGTTGAAATCGGTGCCGGTTGTAAGGCAGCGGATGCTCTTGGAAGCGAGAATAATGATTTTATGGATGGCGATGGCTTTTGCAGCAACAATGCTGGAGGTGTCCTCGGCGGTATTTCCAGTGGGCAGGATGTTGTTGTCCGTGCATATGTGAAGCCGATTCCATCCATCAGCAAACCGCAGCAGACCGTTGACCGTGACGGCAATGCAACCGAGATTAAGATCGGGGGCAGGCATGATATCTGCGCTATCCCTCGCATTGTGCCGGTACTTAAATCTATGGCCATGCTCACGGTGGCGGATTTTATTTTGCTGCAACGAAGAATGGGTTAAAAAGTAAAGGGGCAGACTCTGAGAGTCTGCCCCTTTTTTTATTTCTTGGCGATTATATAGCCGAAGCTGGTCCAGCGTCCATTATCTACAGCAAGGGTTTTCGGATCATCGTCCGGGTCCTTTTTGCAGAAAGGGTCATGCTTAGCGAATTCCATCCACCAGTCCCACGCATCGGGAGCATAGCCGCTCTCGACGATTTCAAATCCGGCTAGTTTAAGGTCGGCAACAGTGCTGTCAACAGTCCTGAAGCATTCCTTCCACGGAAATTCCGGTTGTGAAACGTACGGTTCCAAGTCTTCGGGCAAAGGTACATCAAGGTGCATCGGCTCGCCCAAGGCGAAGATTCCGCCCGGTTTGAGTACCCTGCGAATTTCCTTAAGGCACTCGATATAACCTTCTTCTCCACTGATACCGCGAACCATCTCAAGCGCAGTTGTCGAGGTGGCGAAGTCGAATGATTCAGAGGCAAGGTGTGTTTCAGGTACACCTATCTTCTGAGTCAAAACAAGATTTTCCACACCCCATTGCTGTGCGTTGGCTTGGGCATGTTCCACCATCGGTCTGCCGTCCATGCGGTCATCCCAAGGATCAATACCAAATACGGATACTCCGTATTCCTTGGCAAGGAAACAGGCTTGAACCCCACGGTTACAACCTACATCCAGCAGTCGCGTATCGGGCCGGATGCCCATTTTCTGGGCCATGAAGTCACTGAGTTTCAGTCCTCCGGGACCGCTGCACTGTGCGTAGATGGTGTCCAGATCAGTATATTTTGATGATTTTGAGTAATTAATCTGCGTCATTGGATGACTCCTGTTGTTTTGGATTGTTGGAGCAGGCACTTTCATGCCTTAACCAGAGTAAAACCGGAGTCCTCCGCCTGCCGCGGAAACAACCCGTCAGCAGACGGATTACATTACTATTCTCTTTTTCATAAAATCCCCGTTAAAAGTTTGTGTGTTCAAGCCATAAAAGATGCCATGGCCTGTTGTCTCATACAAAATATTTTAAAATCTAGCCAGTGCAGGTCTTACAGATCTTAAGGTTAGTGAAATCACCTTCCTGATACTGGCGGATCAGGGAAATGAAATGATCCGAGTTCCAGATTTCTTCAAGGGTGTTTTTGTAGAGGTTGCCGAGTACAACGGTTCTGCGCCAGTCGTGGCAGCAGATAATCACATCCCCGTTAAAAAGCACGTAGGCCTGTTTGAGGAATAGGTCACAGTCTCGCTTGAGCTGGGGTTTGCGGGCGCTCAGTTTACTGATATCGTCTCCGGCACGGTTATCCAGCTGGTGAATCTTGAAGGTTACATCACGTTTAGCCCAATGCTTTTTCGCGTATTCCAGCTCATCGTGAACGATGGTAGTATCGAGGGTGGTGATGGAAACCTTGGGACGCTTGGCACCTTTCTTCTCTTTAATGTCGAGGAACTTATCAATATTATCAAGGATGTTGAATTTCTTGATGCCCATTGATTCAGTGTAAGTCTCAGCTGTGTAGCCCTGAACGGAAACCCAGAGGTGACGCAGACCGGATTCGATGAGTCTTTCGCTCATGTCTTCGGTGAGCAGGGCACCGTTAGTATTGATCTTGGTGCGGGTGAAAGGCTTTTTGTTTTTTTCAATGTAGGCGATACGCTCAGGCATTTTTTTATCCATGAGCGGCTCATTCATTAAATAAGGGCTGATGCGACCAATGAAATGTTTGCTGGTCTCATCGATGATTTTTTTGAAAAGATCATCTTCCATATGGCCCTGAGGCTGTGTATTATGAGTGTGTTTCCAGCCGCAGAACAAACACATGGCATTACAATAG contains the following coding sequences:
- a CDS encoding mechanosensitive ion channel family protein: MPLKTQKGLILILSILLFTFSTAPHSQAETATQTLLSMVETLDADINRQDLAVKKLNQHIPAMIEKYDARLHTAQVRLDQLKMLRGMAKQTPWSYRTVIMQLDDVQNFVQLAKSDLLIEKNRLKKIKQGFDVINEIHFKTKITDPRLKQKLASTRGKYLRVRDDAATLKKTIDAALLKSDKLIESMSEDHEVTHNFYAQTLTNFYFEPNLILLFPQAWNDIGYSFEEWRDSFTKFYHPLIVWVDWSNFLIIMSGITIVLWLILRTSVKRMLCRPMFSNHKLSLYNTGLFLISLGTAILFARIFTLFTANQITGLVWTEAITLGAIICTRNFLWAREKVQPAPLIYTPMFILWSLMTAGDIMHMLTLPAECLSVVWFVLSLAGLAALHFNRNRYTLQITRSTSKANKVILSGSALFTLLGFGTQAMMLTQIWFLFLVTIKICTALKTILITDLPQPEYQPPEDQELGEEEQKKFEKGLREALHHNQMVQLFYPLSVSVIIFMFIGWATSYMGGIPFARFVFRHMDMNIAGADISIKNLFYILILFFAARLALFWLKSFVNNTSINGQRIESALAHTLSTIGSYIVWVVFLLTSFFLLGIPMSALTWIASGLSIGIGFGMKDIVSNFVSGLIILFGGSIKKGDTLQHKKIIGTVIDVSIRNTTLKALDNSMVIIPNSSFLKGEIVNLNYQDTRIRVTIPVTLVPGSKVKKAKKVMLKIVKKHPNVLKDPAPNILFKRFGNFGLDFEILFWVSHFEDKFPTESDIVDELDQKFQSKKIKVAFRGIKTKYKPKGDEAAQIAAQREALKEKRKLVSKCFRSAALRKHRFLNKIEMDKPE
- the aroL gene encoding shikimate kinase AroL → MVSNIYLIGPRACGKTTVGKQLADKLRLEFFDSDEVLVRKAGCEIAQYVEQHGWDGFRDLEAEVLRELSVQQNAVISCGGGIVVREENRTLLGDNFTVYIKADVETLANRLLSDPNHDQRPSLTGKSIVDEIREVLDAREDLYSGCANLVADGSGSIEDVCSEILDSYQSFSKGEK
- the aroC gene encoding chorismate synthase translates to MSGNTFGQIFKVTTYGESHGPGLGGVIDGCPAGIELSEEIIQLELDRRKPGQGIASTARKEADRVKILSGVFEGRTTGTSIGFHIENTDQRSHDYSKIMNVYRPGHADRTFDAKYGFRDYRGGGRSSGRETVSRVAGGAVAQEFLRQQSISCQAYTVRIGGIDGEVKAPEKAHELPFFSADPDVIPSWEERIKEVRSQGDTLGGVVEVCIKGVPAGLGEPVFDKLDARLAYALMSVGAVKGVEIGAGCKAADALGSENNDFMDGDGFCSNNAGGVLGGISSGQDVVVRAYVKPIPSISKPQQTVDRDGNATEIKIGGRHDICAIPRIVPVLKSMAMLTVADFILLQRRMG
- a CDS encoding SAM-dependent methyltransferase, whose protein sequence is MTQINYSKSSKYTDLDTIYAQCSGPGGLKLSDFMAQKMGIRPDTRLLDVGCNRGVQACFLAKEYGVSVFGIDPWDDRMDGRPMVEHAQANAQQWGVENLVLTQKIGVPETHLASESFDFATSTTALEMVRGISGEEGYIECLKEIRRVLKPGGIFALGEPMHLDVPLPEDLEPYVSQPEFPWKECFRTVDSTVADLKLAGFEIVESGYAPDAWDWWMEFAKHDPFCKKDPDDDPKTLAVDNGRWTSFGYIIAKK
- a CDS encoding radical SAM/SPASM domain-containing protein, encoding MGEYYMPAENDGKFKQLMTWIKDKKRPRPSFPRAIQIQTTSYCNAMCLFCGWKHTHNTQPQGHMEDDLFKKIIDETSKHFIGRISPYLMNEPLMDKKMPERIAYIEKNKKPFTRTKINTNGALLTEDMSERLIESGLRHLWVSVQGYTAETYTESMGIKKFNILDNIDKFLDIKEKKGAKRPKVSITTLDTTIVHDELEYAKKHWAKRDVTFKIHQLDNRAGDDISKLSARKPQLKRDCDLFLKQAYVLFNGDVIICCHDWRRTVVLGNLYKNTLEEIWNSDHFISLIRQYQEGDFTNLKICKTCTG